The DNA window TCGAACTAGCGACAAATATCGATAACAGCGTCGTACAGAATCACTACTAGCGACAATTGTTGATAGGAGGCGTTAACGGTAGCGATAATCGTCGCTAGAGAGTTACGGAATCCCGCTACAGGGGGCACTCATTCCGTGCATGCGTCGCCCGGCATCGGGGCAAACCTTCTGAGTGGAATACGCCGTACGGCGTACAGGGATGTGACATTCTACataagaaatcaatttttataattatcaattttttcctaattttttaattaatttcaaaataaacaccataaatattttatttatcatgtttttattaattaaaaataaacaatagaaataataaacataaatTGAAGTTTTAGAATAATCaacattaaatttaaaatgtttttctttctttcaacataaattaaaaaaattaaactattcaaataaaaaagaactAGAAATCCGTAGGCAATGAGTTGAGGAATAACAGCTTAGGTAACCGTTTGGATAAAATTCGGCTCTTGGTCTTTGTTAATATGGCGCCAGCTTTGGAGAACAATCTCTTTGCTGGAGCCGAAGAAGCCGGTACCAAAAGGTGCTTACACGCCAACTGTGTCAGTTGGGGATAAGCTCCTTCATATCTTCTCCAGGATTCGAAAGCATCTTCTTTTAACTCTATTAGAGGCGCAGCTATGTACAAGCTTAATTCGGATgtctggctgtaactttgacTGGTTCTCATAGTCTCCACGAACAGCTTGTTGTGGGTTTCCCAAATGTCATCATTATCGACTTCATCAGCGGCCGAAGTTATTGACAGTGCACAATGCTCAGGTTCGCGGTTTTCTTCAATGGATCGTCTAAGGTAGTTTATAGTTCTTGTCAAAGATGCTCCATCATCAaggtgtaattttttgaaacgaagATCTAAAAATGTTGCAgtagtaaataaatgaacttTTTGTATATGCTCAAATCTTTTCTTAAATACATTTAATAATGAACTTTTTAATTGGATGGCCAAATCATGTGATGGATCTGTTTTTTCCAAATACTGTTTCAAGCACTTTATCATGGGAATAGCTTTGCTTGCGCTGACATATTTTTCACTACACATCTCCTCGGTTACTTTTTCAAACGGTTTGAGTATTTTTACGACCTCTTTCAGTACAGCAATTTCACTAGCTTGAATTATAGGCGGAGCATTAGGGTGATTCAACAAAATGCCACCCACTGTCCCACTCATAGCTAAAAACCTTTCAAGCATGTGCAATTGAGAATTCCACCGTGTTGAAACATCGCCTATCatgtgtttaatttttccttcCGGTGCATTTGCAGCCTTTTGAGAATTCATCAATTGGTCTGCACCAACTCCGCTCTGATGGAACCATTGCTCAATTTTGCGAACTTtatcaatgaataattttatttctatcaCCATAACTGAATTTTGCACAACAAGGTTTAACGTGTGTGCTATGCAGCGAATATGCTTTGCTCTTCTAAATGCTAATTCACTGGCTTTTACAATATTTGCACCATTGTCGGTAGTGACGGCCACAATTTTTACTTCAGgtatttcccattttttgcaaatattttttatggtGGTTGATAGGTATCCGGCGGTATGACTCTCTGAAAGTGGCTCACAAGCTATATTGAAAGAAACaatcttaaaatttttgataaaatgaatAGTTACTCCCAGATAGCTTTTCATTTGCAAATCTTTCCATTTGTCAATCATTAAACATATATTGGTAACGGATTGTAACTTGTTGATTAAAATAGCTTTTTTCTCTGCGTATTTTCCATCAATCATGCCGGTTATCGTTTTGCGACATGGGATTTTATATATTGGTGCAAgtaatttaatcaattttccaaaCCCTTCTCCTTCGACCACGCTGAAAGGAAGATTATCGCGGTACATCAATAGTTGTATAGGGGCACTTTGGGgcgtcacaacaaacccccTCGCACCCCTCTCCGGCGCCAACCCCTCGCCTAGGAGTGACTTTGGGGCgccttccccttcccccgccgcccctcgccgAGGAGTGACTTTGGGACgccatccccttcccccgccgcccctgGCCTAGGAGTGACTTTGGGACgccatccccttcccccgccgcccTTCGCCGTGGAGCAAATTTTGGGGccccttccccttcccccgcaGCCCCTCGTCTAGGAGGTATTTTATTCTAGAAGCTTCTCCGGACGACCACCCTTTTCCCGCAACCCCTTGCCAAGGAGCGGTTTTTCCGCCTCGAAGTTCCGCGGCTCGTCAGCCCTTCGCCCGCGACCCCCTCGCCACGTGGTGAATATCGTGTGACGACCCCTTACCCCGGGTACCGTTGACTGCGAATCAGATTGCGGACTCTGCGGGATGGCCTCTGGACCTGTGCACCCTGACCATGGGACGATCTCCTTCCCCTTACCCTGGTGCCTCTGGCCGTGCGGCCGATTTTGGGGCCACCTACCCATCTGGCCCCGCTACCTCCGTTCACGAAGCGAACTCTGCGACTTGGACGTTTGGGGTTACAGGTCCTCCACCCCGGCTCTCGTTCTTTCTCCATCCCTGCTCTCTGTGCCGGGTGCTCGTGTCACTGACCTTACCCAGCCGTCAGTGTTTATCCTAAGGTTTACGTGCGCTTGGAAAATATAGACCTGGgcactctctctctttcttaaTGCAAGACTATAGGCATACTTAGATGTACGAGGATCAGGGCGGGTGGGTGAGGAACCAGAACTCAATGGTGGATTGcgtagaaaaatcaaatctcaTCCTCGCAGGTTTATTCGGTTAACACAGGTGCAAATACATACATGGTTATTACAGATAAcgaataaatgataattacaATGTTCTTATAATTACACAAGATATGTTATCAAGGTTGTTTATTTATCAGCCTTATAATCAGCAACATTACAATTCTTAGAGGTACAACATTGAAGACAACTTATAGGATAAATGTGATTTGAATTGATGGTGTTAGTTTTGCGTTTTGTGACATGGGCTATTCGGTTGTGGAATAATTCTGCGATACGATCGTTTCTTTCGAGGTTAGGAgtaaatatattgagaaaatcCCGCAGAGAAAAACCAGCAGCCATAAAGTGCATAAACATAATACAAAATTGTCCACATACATCAGAAGTGAGGCTTTGAAGCTGTCTGTCGTTCCAGTCGTATCGTCTGCAATTTCTTCGTAAAGTCCGCTTATGGTGAGGGATGAATGGTGGTAATCCGAAGCTGTCGAAGTATGTACCGTGTCCGGAGGAACTGACGAAAAATGCCACCCAGTGACTACCGGGGCGTGTGTGATCATCCGTGTTTGACACAAAGGCTGTCGGGCGTGTCCAGATGAGGGGTATCTGATCCGCTGCAAAAACCCCGGTGTTCCCGTTCGGAATCGCCGGCATCGCGCTCCATATGTGTAGACTGTCCATTTTGTACCtcgtcttcttctccttcttcttcttcttcgccctCGTTATCGGAGATAATCATACCACTCGTAGAAGATTGTGAGGAGGTATGTGAGTCAATCGCAGTAGTAAGTATTTCGTAGGGAACGGTAACTTCGCCGTCTGACGTAGGCGCAGACGGATCAGGAGAGATTTTCAGTGAAGCGACTGACTCTGGTATTACTGCTTGTagcgtgaaatttctttttggtACCTGCAGTGGCTGATTACTAGTCGAACTCTCCTCTCCGGTGATTTTGGGCTTACTGGCTGACAATGCTTCTGTATAATCGTATTTAGTTAGAATATCGTTATTGTTGATCCATTTCTTCAGTTTGAGTGCGTTGTTCATcgcacatttgaaaaattcctaCTTCTTAACGCCGTGGAAGAAGCACCATACCGAAGACCGTTCCAATTTGTCGAACGCCGGGCAATCGATGTCCTCCAAGTTGAATACTTGACGCGCGGTACTACtttcaatatatttacatttaccGTGTCCACGGGCAAAGATTCGATGAGCGTTACGTGCGATTTCTCGGAGGTTAACGTCTAATTGAACCAGCGAGATATCACCTTCAAACCACTCGATGCCATGATGGTAGCAGGTTACGTAATTGTTCACGCCACGTTCTTTGAGCGGCAGATCCGTGAAGGGATATGGCGGTTCTATTAACCAATGCTCCGAGTAGCGGTGATCGATGGTGACGACTGCCACCTCTTTCGGTATAAATTTACCATAGATATTTCGAAATCCTTGAATATCTATCACGTAATCCAGTAATCCATACTTGAACTTGAAAGAATGTAGTCGAACGAATAGAGAGCTGGAAGAGCGAACCTGCAGTGAGGTAGTTTGAATGCTGACTGGCTCGGCACCGTAGTTACGGGTGTTTATATACAGCCTTGTGTTACAATCCCCGtctcaatttttgtttatcggGTGTCTCCAGCCGGTCTGTTGCTCCCCTTGAAGACGTTGGCGTGGTGTAGTCACAgtgttctctctctctctttctctaacGGAAAACACTACCTGGTATGTCATGGAAGCGGTCGTGATAGGAGGGGCGTgatctccctctctttcttaGCCCGAAAAATCTCTAATGACCTGACGTGTAGCATCAACTTCAATAAGATTATCAAATTCAGCGTACACTGGGCAATTCACAGTTTCTTTGAGAGCATCGTCGAACCGCACTTCGACCCTGAGAGTTCCATGTTTGATGAGCGACCAGTGCGATGTACAGTTGGCCGAGAGATCGGGGGTTAGGTCAAAAGCCAACAGACAATTTCCTTTAGCGAACTGCTGCCGGTCGATACCGTTTCCTTCGTTCAGAAAATGAATCCCCGTACCGGAGAAGAGGGTGTGATAAGCGTCCACGTAGAGATCGTCTTTGCCAAAACTCATCTGTAGCGGCTTCGATGGGACTTGCACCCCGTCGACGTACAACGATAGGGAATTCAAAGagtagttttgaaaattaaacggaTTGCGCTGTCTGTCGCCGTTGAAGGCTTTATTTCTGACAAAACCGATTATCACTCGTTTCGGTAGTTGTCCGAGTATGACATCGTCCAGTGTTTCTGCCTGTACTCCTGCGTGTATGGTGAAAGACTTCACCTCGACTCTGGTTACGGGATATTTTGCCGTACCTTTGGCTAGCGTCCGTGTGTGCGCTAACAAGATTCCAGGGCTGATCTTCATTCGGCGAACGAGCAGTGAAGTTTCCAGTATGTGCAGCTTGTGGCGATTTTCGGCTTCCATGATGCAAAAACTGTCTCTTGATCTCACAAGTCGAAGACGCAGTTCCACAccgttgattaaaaatttgtcttGATTAAATACGTCACAGTGCAGATGTCCAATCAGATCAACGGTACGTGCATTGCTCATGATCCGTTTGCGTTCGATGAAACCTCGGTCAGCACCGACGGCGTCGGCGTCGTATACATCCGATACACCATCCTCGCTGTCATACCATAGAGCCGAAGAAAGATGGGATTTTTTGGCGGGGGGTGCGTAATTCAGTAGAGTCTCTATATATGCTCGATAGGCGTAAGAGTTGTTGGCTGGTGAGACTAGTTTTTGATTGAAGAATATATCGACTTGATTGAACATCGAGTGAAGCAGATTGTTTACCGGAGCGGCATGCGGAGTAGCCGCGTTGCCTTCACCTGCCGGTGAGGTAGGAGTAGACGGTTGTAGCTTCACTCGTACGCTAAGCATAGTGTGTGCCAAATCGATGTACTCATTACCGTTTCCAGGTACAACAAATTCAATCGGGGAATCGTCGGTTAGAGATGATACGGGCTTGTAGGTTACCCATTGACCAGCCTCAATAGACGTCTGCGTTGGTGGTAGAGAAAACAAATCCAGTTCCGACTTCATACACTCACCCGAGTGCGCGTGCAGAAAGGCCATTGTTGATGTTTAGATTGAAGACAAGCGGCGCGTGGACTTACCGGGGTCCGAATATGTCTGTAAGGTCCCGTTTTTTACAACACTTTTTCCGCTTAGTTTTCTTGACGGTTCCGGCACGCTTGGGTATCTTGAccgatgttttctttttcgaccttcgtctaatttttctcgTAGTACCAGCTGCTCGGTGCGCGCCGACAAGTCTGTTGACGCGGGCAATGTTTGACTGACGCGCTAATCCGCCGGCTCGGCTTTTATAACCGCTGCCCTTCATGAGTTTATCAATGTTTTCTTCAGCAGCTCTTTTCAATTTGTGTCCTGATTCTATGAAACGACTCTTGACTGCCTGTTTGAACGGAGTGTCGTTTCTTACGTCTGTCATGACGTTTATCCCTGCACGTAGTGCTTCTCTTCCGACCGCGCGAGCACCACTGGACAGCAGAGGTAGTATTCGACGAAACAGGCCTCCCAAGATGCTGCCGATTCCGTGCCCGCGTTGATGCGGTGCTGCTCGGTAAACCGTCTCAATGCCTCCACCGCCGAGCTGATTTTCGTAATGTTGTATATAATGAGCCATGTCGTACCTGGTATgttttccctctctcttttgCTGAGCGACTCCTGTGATTCCAGTCAATTACTGAACGCGTCTAAAATGCAGCGTTACCGTCAGTGTCCCACTCGTGAATGGTGCTGGACTACCGAATTGATCTCTTATATCGATCTCGATGGTTTGAAAGTTCGTGAGCATCACTGGTACGTAGTACAGTGGCGATAGTGTTTTCATCTCTGATTCGCCTTGTAAGATATTGCCTTTGCCGCATGTTTGAATGACTCGTAACAGCGGGGCGTAAACATCTCCAACGATACGTGGCTCCACCAGATCGCAATAAATAAACATCTGGCAGCCGGGGATCCTTGATGATTTGTTGGTTTCGGATACCTTGCAATCTGATACCACAACTGCACCTTCCCCAGGAGAATTGTAATGCGTGACACAGGgtatcgtttcatttttcactggCGCATACCCCCGAGGGTGTTTAAACGTGAGTGGATAATGAATTTCGGCCAGCCCGACTTCCCAGTCTCCCGTTAGTTGAATCTGACGCGGTAACTGGGTAATGTAACAGCACGTCCGATTCTCCGGAAAATACTGCATCGAGCTGTTGCTCAGTAAAGTTAGGTAAAACTGATCCCGGGACATTTTCTTTGATGCACGAGTCGAACGGTGAACACTCAACGACTGCGAGACATGCTGCAATAACACGCTATTTTATCATCCCCGTGTTTCCCCCTCCACACGCTGAAGTTCAGGGTCGTAGAACAAGCCGTCGATTACTTCGCCGTTGAGATCTTCCAAGACGTACACTATCGGTGAACGTGCAAGCACTCGTCggattttgaataattcttcgTTCCAGTTTGCCGCGTAGCCTTTTTCAAATGTTCCCTTGGTTTAACTAATTCGTATAAAATCATTCTTATGGAATCTCGGTTTGCCATTTGGACGCGGAGGATAACGCTTTTCCATGTGGGCACGTGTTGTAGCAGCATTGCGAAGCGTCACTTCCGACGGCGCCATGCCGATGCTCGAGTGAACTGTATTGTTGTAGGCTTGCACGATTTGTGGCAAAACATCGACGTAGCGTTGCGTCTTTTTATGCGTGAAGTAACGCCACAGGCGTTCTTTGAGTGTACGATTGAATCGCTCCACGATAGCTGCTTTCACGTCGGGATTACGAGTAACACGATATCGTATTTCATTGTCGCGAAGTATCTTCTGAAAAGCACTCCCGACAAATTCTTTACCTTTGTCCGTTTGCAGTAGGTCGGGTCTACGCGGCGTAGTGTGTAACACTTGCTCGAAACCTTCAGCAACGGTTGCGGCTGTCTTTCGTTTCAGCGGGACCACCCATGCGTACTTGCTCAATACATCGATGACCACCAGGAG is part of the Neodiprion virginianus isolate iyNeoVirg1 chromosome 5, iyNeoVirg1.1, whole genome shotgun sequence genome and encodes:
- the LOC124304937 gene encoding zinc finger BED domain-containing protein 4-like: MVIEIKLFIDKVRKIEQWFHQSGVGADQLMNSQKAANAPEGKIKHMIGDVSTRWNSQLHMLERFLAMSGTVGGILLNHPNAPPIIQASEIAVLKEVVKILKPFEKVTEEMCSEKYVSASKAIPMIKCLKQYLEKTDPSHDLAIQLKSSLLNVFKKRFEHIQKVHLFTTATFLDLRFKKLHLDDGASLTRTINYLRRSIEENREPEHCALSITSAADEVDNDDIWETHNKLFVETMRTSQSYSQTSELSLYIAAPLIELKEDAFESWRRYEGAYPQLTQLACKHLLVPASSAPAKRLFSKAGAILTKTKSRILSKRLPKLLFLNSLPTDF
- the LOC124304938 gene encoding uncharacterized protein F54H12.2-like: MAFLHAHSGECMKSELDLFSLPPTQTSIEAGQWVTYKPVSSLTDDSPIEFVVPGNGNEYIDLAHTMLSVRVKLQPSTPTSPAGEGNAATPHAAPVNNLLHSMFNQVDIFFNQKLVSPANNSYAYRAYIETLLNYAPPAKKSHLSSALWYDSEDGVSDVYDADAVGADRGFIERKRIMSNARTVDLIGHLHCDVFNQDKFLINGVELRLRLVRSRDSFCIMEAENRHKLHILETSLLVRRMKISPGILLAHTRTLAKGTAKYPVTRVEVKSFTIHAGVQAETLDDVILGQLPKRVIIGFVRNKAFNGDRQRNPFNFQNYSLNSLSLYVDGVQVPSKPLQMSFGKDDLYVDAYHTLFSGTGIHFLNEGNGIDRQQFAKGNCLLAFDLTPDLSANCTSHWSLIKHGTLRVEVRFDDALKETVNCPVYAEFDNLIEVDATRQVIRDFSG